AGGGGCCCGCGGCGCCGCCGGCGAGCGCGGCCAGCATCACGGTGCCGAAGATGCTGCCGTAATGCTTGCCCTGGAAGATTTCGAGCACCACCGGCCCCATCACCGATGTCAGGCCATAGCCGAGCGCACCCTGGGTGAAGACCATCAGATAGATCAGCGCCATGCTCGGCCAGTATGTCAGTGCAGCGAGCGCGGCAAAGCAGATCACGAAGCCGAAACACGAGATCGCCCACACCCATTCACGACCGATGCGATCGGACAGGTGCCCGAGCCAGATCTGGCCGGGAATCCCGAGCAAGCTGACGACGCCGAGCGCCCAGACGCCGACATTGGAGCTGAAGCCGATGTCGAGCAGGAATTTGGTCTGGTGCACCTGCACCGCGTACCAGATGTACAGGCCGCAGAAATAGCCGGTCGCGATCCACCAGAACCGCGCGGTCCGCAGCGCGCGCGGCAGCGTCCAGTCGATGCCGGCCCAGGCCGGATCGACGATGTTCGATGCCGGTTTCGCCGATGTGGCGGTCGGCGCCGCATCGCCGTCCGGCTGCAGGCCGATGTCTTCCGGCCGCTTGTGCAGCAACAGATTGATCGGCGCGAGCACGACCAGCACCACGATCCCCATCGCGGTGCAGGCGGTGCGCCAGCCGGCGTGCTCGATCATGTGCTGCACCCACGGCAGCAGCGTCACCGAGCCGATGCCGACGCCGGCGAAGGCGAGTCCGATCGCCAGCCCGCGGCGGCGAATGAACCAGTTCGGCACGAACAGCGATTGGCCGGAATAGCCGAGGCAGACGCTGCCGGAACCGACCAGCACGCCGATGGTAAGATAGAGGTGCCAGGGCTGGGTGGTCAGCGGCGCCAGCAACAGGCCCGATCCCATCAGAAGCACGCCAAGCTCCATCACCGCGCGCGGACCGCTGCGGTCCATCAGGCGGCCGATCAGCGGGCTTGCGATCGCAGACGCGACAAAGCCGAACGAGAATGCGCCGGCCGTGATGCCGCGCTCCCAGCCGAACTCGGAGATGATCGGCGGATAGAACAGCGAGAACGCCGTTCGCGCGTTGACCCCGATCGCCATGGCGACGAACGTCACCGCGACGATCACCCAGCCGTAGAAGAATGGAAGCCGCATGACCACCTTGTGTCAGACCTGAATTGAACTGTCGATGCCCGCGATATCCATCAGCCACCCAGCGCGTGGCTTGCATGGCCGAAATAGGCGCGCTCGAGCCGGTGCGCGAGATCGCTTTCGCTGGTCGGGGCCTCCAGCGCGATTGCTCCCTGCACCAGCGCGTAAACACGATCCGCACATGCCAGCGCCTTCTCGAGCAGCTGTTCAACCAGCAGCACGGAGGTGCCCTGCGCGCGCAGCCGCCCGATGACGTTGAGGACGCGATCAACCAGCACCGGCGACAATCCCGCCGAGGGCTCATCGAGCATCAGGAGCCGCGGCCGGCGGACCAGGCCCTGCGCCACCGTCAACATCTGCTGCTGCCCGCCCGACAGCGCGCCGCCGCGCTCATGCCGCTTCTCGGCGATCTCGGGGAAGAACGACAAGGCTTCCTCGACGCGCACGACGCGCTCGGCACGCGGCAGGTCGTAGCCGGCGAGCAGCAGATTGTCGGCGACCGAGATCTGCGTGAACACGCGATGGCCCTCGATCACATGCACGAGCCCGGCGCGCGCGGCATCGCGCGGCGTGGCGTTGGTCATGTCGTGGCCGCCGAACCGGACCTGCCCGGCATTGACCGGCAACAATCCCGACATGGCGCGCAGCAGCGTGGTCTTGCCGGCGCCGTTGGGACCGAGCAGCGCCACGACCTCGCCGGCCGCAATCGTCATGTCGATGCCGTGCAGCACGCGGATCTTGCCGTAGCCGGATTCCAGCGCGCTCACGTTGAGCAGGGGTTCA
The window above is part of the Bradyrhizobium sp. PSBB068 genome. Proteins encoded here:
- a CDS encoding ABC transporter ATP-binding protein codes for the protein MPTSVVEPLLNVSALESGYGKIRVLHGIDMTIAAGEVVALLGPNGAGKTTLLRAMSGLLPVNAGQVRFGGHDMTNATPRDAARAGLVHVIEGHRVFTQISVADNLLLAGYDLPRAERVVRVEEALSFFPEIAEKRHERGGALSGGQQQMLTVAQGLVRRPRLLMLDEPSAGLSPVLVDRVLNVIGRLRAQGTSVLLVEQLLEKALACADRVYALVQGAIALEAPTSESDLAHRLERAYFGHASHALGG
- a CDS encoding MFS transporter codes for the protein MRLPFFYGWVIVAVTFVAMAIGVNARTAFSLFYPPIISEFGWERGITAGAFSFGFVASAIASPLIGRLMDRSGPRAVMELGVLLMGSGLLLAPLTTQPWHLYLTIGVLVGSGSVCLGYSGQSLFVPNWFIRRRGLAIGLAFAGVGIGSVTLLPWVQHMIEHAGWRTACTAMGIVVLVVLAPINLLLHKRPEDIGLQPDGDAAPTATSAKPASNIVDPAWAGIDWTLPRALRTARFWWIATGYFCGLYIWYAVQVHQTKFLLDIGFSSNVGVWALGVVSLLGIPGQIWLGHLSDRIGREWVWAISCFGFVICFAALAALTYWPSMALIYLMVFTQGALGYGLTSVMGPVVLEIFQGKHYGSIFGTVMLAALAGGAAGPWITGQLYDLSGSYTSAFLLGIAVSLLSAFAIWQASPRKVRAVAGQMHKVASAV